One Capricornis sumatraensis isolate serow.1 chromosome 8, serow.2, whole genome shotgun sequence genomic region harbors:
- the LOC138084552 gene encoding small ribosomal subunit protein uS15-like, translated as MGRMHAPGKGLSQSALPYRRSIPTWLKLTSDDVKEQIYQLAKKGLTPSQIGVILRDSYGVAQVRFVTGNKILRILKSKGLAPDLPEDLYHLIKKAVAVRKHLERNRKDKDAKFRLILIESRIHQLARYYKTKRVLPPNWKYESSTASALVA; from the coding sequence ATGGGTCGCATGCACGCTCCTGGGAAGGGCCTGTCCCAGTCGGCTCTGCCCTACCGCCGCAGCATCCCCACCTGGCTGAAGCTCACTTCTGACGACGTGAAGGAGCAGATCTACCAACTGGCCAAGAAGGGCCTGACTCCCTCACAGATCGGTGTGATCCTGAGAGACTCTTATGGTGTTGCACAAGTACGTTTTGTGACAGGCAACAAAATCTTGAGAATTCTTAAGTCCAAAGGACTTGCTCCTGATCTCCCTGAGGATCTCTATCATTTAATTAAGAAAGCTGTTGCTGTTCGAAAGCATCTTGAGAGGAACAGAAAGGATAAAGATGCTAAATTCCGTCTGATTCTGATTGAGAGCCGTATTCACCAGTTGGCTCGATACTACAAGACCAAGCGAGTCCTACCCCCCAATTGGAAATACGAGTCATCCACAGCCTCTGCCCTGGTTGCATAA